A region from the Drosophila mauritiana strain mau12 chromosome 2L, ASM438214v1, whole genome shotgun sequence genome encodes:
- the LOC117150422 gene encoding breast cancer anti-estrogen resistance protein 3 isoform X1 — translation MGNTQARPLENRQVPNRRSSILWNFRYSNTVRRREDLAVMVHNSRMSISEWLDLLELQQYEGNLQEFSTVDDVVDITDKELKQCGVRGAHRQRMVNSLMGVRAKRRQSMNLEAMSSAPRAVPRRKNSCPLVYLGENPQDMAGSGDSGPGVITTKSGKVLKQLTFDETSTIYEELRPRSKCNSPHWAIEDSRMEGYGSSNATTPLATAQPSPSEQQEAIALKKALEWELSLDARELRSHAWYHGALPRQRAEEIVQREGDFLVRDCASQPDNYVLSCRSKAAVLHFVLNKLVLQPETVYERVQYQFEEDAFDTVPDLITFYVGSGKPISSASGALIQFPCNRTYPLSFYGHKIVGNQLHTQMLAGLRGLSPLNSPMGSNGAVGAGMTPTFRFEPQQQQQQQLSPMAGSPASPHCSPPRARREVPPPPRLPCKKQQRSQSLTPAQAMLVSNINKLQEQQLQMQELENGNGNGIMRFQTIARCNPTSEQHLESKFTTHSLPRPNTSAAQALRQQAVARISSLARNCSLDSPSDSRPPSPPPKPRKEPMAAVLAYQASGSDSGNGSGDSALGDACEASVQRGVIIKNPRFMTTSVSNGTLKSFTEFDVLAAEEELFTMAIEEVKTASKFDFENFVTLLLPSVENKPLDGDALNTFKMMLLETGPKLLAEHITRIDIALFLEEPSNEEDYYLSCSGLELLTLPHGKVFREDIIERTQCIKLMVAVTILTCQTDLDRAQLLSKWIQIAVETKTALGNLFGFSAIMLGLCMQQIQKLDQAWHILRQQYTDSAFTFEAKLRPTLSIMNEASNPQAPNTTVPHVLLYALLIDRPVMDIINHSNIDDRPALYHTCIAPWESKADDFGMTINFQHLDASRGFLKNLELYRKNAKIILEDASPRLDELLADAFRTEFHVKFLWGSSGATAKAEDRHNKLEKVLTLMADKFCLMAEQ, via the exons ATGGGCAACACCCAAGCCCGACCGCTGGAGAACCGCCAAGTGCCGAATCGGAGGAGCA GCATTTTGTGGAACTTTCGGTACTCGAACACAGTGCGTCGTCGCGAAGATTTGGCCGTAATGGTGCACAACTCCAGGATGAGCATAAGCGAGTGGCTGGACCTTCTGGAGCTGCAGCAGTACGAAG GAAACCTACAGGAGTTCAGCACCGTGGACGACGTGGTGGACATCACGGACAAGGAGCTGAAGCAATGTGGCGTGCGCGGTGCCCATCGCCAGCGGATGGTCAACAGTTTGATGGGTGTTCGTGCCAAGCGAAGGCAATCCATGAATCTGGAAG CAATGAGCAGTGCGCCGCGAGCAGTTCCACGACGCAAGAACTCCTGTCCATTGGTGTATCTGGGTGAGAATCCCCAAGATATGGCGGGAAGCGGCGATAGCGGACCCGGCGTGATTACCACCAAGAGTGGCAAGGTCCTGAAGCAACTAACCTTTGATGAGACTTCCACAAT CTACGAGGAACTGAGGCCGCGCTCCAAGTGCAACAGTCCCCATTGGGCCATCGAAGACAGCAGGATGGAGGGCTATGGGAGCAGCAACGCCACCACTCCGCTGGCCACCGCCCAGCCCAGTCCCAGCGAGCAACAGGAGGCCATCGCCCTGAAGAAGGCGCTCGAGTGGGAGCTGAGTCTGGACGCCAGGGAGCTGCGTTCCCACGCCTGGTACCACGGCGCACTGCCACGCCAGCGGGCCGAGGAGATCGTGCAGCGCGAGGGCGACTTCCTAGTCCGCGACTGCGCCTCTCAGCCGGACAACTATGTGCTCAGCTGCCGGAGCAAAGCGGCCGTACTGCACTTCGTACTTAACAAG TTGGTGCTTCAACCGGAGACGGTTTACGAACGGGTGCAGTACCAGTTCGAGGAGGATGCCTTTGATACGGTGCCCGATCTAATTACCTTCTACGTGGGATCCGGCAAGCCCATCTCGTCGGCCTCGGGAGCGCTCATTCAGTTTCCCTGCAACCGCACCTATCCGCTCTCCTTCTACGGCCACAAGATCGTGGGCAACCAGCTGCACACGCAGATGCTGGCCGGTCTGCGAGGTCTGAGTCCTCTAAACTCGCCGATGGGCAGCAATGGTGCAGTGGGAGCAGGTATGACCCCTACCTTCCGCTTCgaaccgcagcagcagcagcagcaacagctctcCCCGATGGCTGGCTCACCCGCCAGTCCGCACTGCTCGCCGCCGAGGGCACGTAGAGAGGTTCCTCCACCGCCGCGACTGCCCTGCAAGAAGCAACAGCGCTCCCAGAGCCTCACCCCAGCCCAGGCCATGTTGGtcagcaacatcaacaagcttcaggagcagcagctgcagatgCAGGAGCTCGAGAACGGCAACGGCAACGGAATAATGCGCTTCCAGACGATCGCCAGGTGCAACCCGACAAGTGAGCAGCACCTGGAGAGCAAGTTCACCACCCACTCGCTGCCGAGACCCAACACTTCTGCGGCGCAGGCCCTGCGACAGCAAGCGGTGGCCCGAATCTCGAGCCTGGCGCGGAACTGCAGCCTGGACTCGCCGTCGGACTCACGGCCGCCCAGTCCGCCACCCAAGCCACGCAAGGAGCCCATGGCAGCGGTGCTGGCATACCAGGCCAGTGGATCCGACTCGGGGAACGGGTCCGGCGATTCGGCTCTAGGGGATGCATGCGAGGCAAGCGTACAGCGTGGTGTGATAATCAAGAATCCCCGATTCATGACCACTTCGGTCTCGAACGGAACGCTGAAGAGCTTCACGGAGTTCGATGTCCTGGCCGCTGAGGAAGAACTATTCACCATGGCCATAGAAGAAGTTAAAACG GCAAGCAAGTTTGACTTTGAGAACTTTGTTACTTTGCTACTGCCATCTGTGGAGAACAAGCCCCTGGACGGCGATGCCCTCAACACCTTCAAGATGATGCTTCTGGAGACGGGCCCGAAGCTGTTGGCGGAGCACATCACTCGCATCGACATTGCCCTGTTTTTGGAGGAGCCGTCGAACGAGGAGGACTACTACCTGAGCTGTTCGGGTCTTGAGCTGCTAACACTGCCCCATGGAAAGGTCTTTAGGGAGGACATTATAGAGCGGACGCAGTGCATCAAGCTGATGGTCGCTGTGACCATACTCACCTGTCAAACGGATCTGGACCGGGCTCAGCTGCTCAGTAAATGGATTCAGATCGCAGTGGAAACTAAGACGGCTCTAGGCAATCTGTTTGGATTCTCCGCCATCATGTTGGGTCTATGCATGCAACAG ATCCAAAAGCTCGACCAGGCCTGGCACATCCTGAGGCAACAGTATACGGACAGCGCCTTTACCTTCGAGGCCAAGTTGCGACCCACGTTGAGCATCATGAACGAGGCCTCCAATCCACAGGCTCCAAACACAACCGTTCCCCATGTTCTGCTCTATGCACTACTGATCGATCGACCCGTCATGGACATCATAAACCACTCGAACATCGACGATCGCCCAGCTCTGTACCACACCTGTATTGCTCCTTGGGAGTCGAAAGCGGACGACTTTGGCATGACCATTAACTTCCAGCATCTGGATGCATCGCGTGGCTTCCTTAAGAACTTGGAATTGTATCGAAAGAATGCCAAGATTATCCTGGAGGATGCCAGCCCTCGGCTCGATGAGCTTCTAGCTGATGCTTTTCG AACCGAGTTCCATGTCAAGTTCCTATGGGGCAGTTCCGGAGCAACGGCCAAGGCCGAAGATCGGCACAACAAGCTGGAAAAGGTGCTCACCCTGATGGCCGACAAGTTCTGCTTGATGGCCGAGCAGTAA
- the LOC117150422 gene encoding breast cancer anti-estrogen resistance protein 3 isoform X2: MEGYGSSNATTPLATAQPSPSEQQEAIALKKALEWELSLDARELRSHAWYHGALPRQRAEEIVQREGDFLVRDCASQPDNYVLSCRSKAAVLHFVLNKLVLQPETVYERVQYQFEEDAFDTVPDLITFYVGSGKPISSASGALIQFPCNRTYPLSFYGHKIVGNQLHTQMLAGLRGLSPLNSPMGSNGAVGAGMTPTFRFEPQQQQQQQLSPMAGSPASPHCSPPRARREVPPPPRLPCKKQQRSQSLTPAQAMLVSNINKLQEQQLQMQELENGNGNGIMRFQTIARCNPTSEQHLESKFTTHSLPRPNTSAAQALRQQAVARISSLARNCSLDSPSDSRPPSPPPKPRKEPMAAVLAYQASGSDSGNGSGDSALGDACEASVQRGVIIKNPRFMTTSVSNGTLKSFTEFDVLAAEEELFTMAIEEVKTASKFDFENFVTLLLPSVENKPLDGDALNTFKMMLLETGPKLLAEHITRIDIALFLEEPSNEEDYYLSCSGLELLTLPHGKVFREDIIERTQCIKLMVAVTILTCQTDLDRAQLLSKWIQIAVETKTALGNLFGFSAIMLGLCMQQIQKLDQAWHILRQQYTDSAFTFEAKLRPTLSIMNEASNPQAPNTTVPHVLLYALLIDRPVMDIINHSNIDDRPALYHTCIAPWESKADDFGMTINFQHLDASRGFLKNLELYRKNAKIILEDASPRLDELLADAFRTEFHVKFLWGSSGATAKAEDRHNKLEKVLTLMADKFCLMAEQ; encoded by the exons ATGGAGGGCTATGGGAGCAGCAACGCCACCACTCCGCTGGCCACCGCCCAGCCCAGTCCCAGCGAGCAACAGGAGGCCATCGCCCTGAAGAAGGCGCTCGAGTGGGAGCTGAGTCTGGACGCCAGGGAGCTGCGTTCCCACGCCTGGTACCACGGCGCACTGCCACGCCAGCGGGCCGAGGAGATCGTGCAGCGCGAGGGCGACTTCCTAGTCCGCGACTGCGCCTCTCAGCCGGACAACTATGTGCTCAGCTGCCGGAGCAAAGCGGCCGTACTGCACTTCGTACTTAACAAG TTGGTGCTTCAACCGGAGACGGTTTACGAACGGGTGCAGTACCAGTTCGAGGAGGATGCCTTTGATACGGTGCCCGATCTAATTACCTTCTACGTGGGATCCGGCAAGCCCATCTCGTCGGCCTCGGGAGCGCTCATTCAGTTTCCCTGCAACCGCACCTATCCGCTCTCCTTCTACGGCCACAAGATCGTGGGCAACCAGCTGCACACGCAGATGCTGGCCGGTCTGCGAGGTCTGAGTCCTCTAAACTCGCCGATGGGCAGCAATGGTGCAGTGGGAGCAGGTATGACCCCTACCTTCCGCTTCgaaccgcagcagcagcagcagcaacagctctcCCCGATGGCTGGCTCACCCGCCAGTCCGCACTGCTCGCCGCCGAGGGCACGTAGAGAGGTTCCTCCACCGCCGCGACTGCCCTGCAAGAAGCAACAGCGCTCCCAGAGCCTCACCCCAGCCCAGGCCATGTTGGtcagcaacatcaacaagcttcaggagcagcagctgcagatgCAGGAGCTCGAGAACGGCAACGGCAACGGAATAATGCGCTTCCAGACGATCGCCAGGTGCAACCCGACAAGTGAGCAGCACCTGGAGAGCAAGTTCACCACCCACTCGCTGCCGAGACCCAACACTTCTGCGGCGCAGGCCCTGCGACAGCAAGCGGTGGCCCGAATCTCGAGCCTGGCGCGGAACTGCAGCCTGGACTCGCCGTCGGACTCACGGCCGCCCAGTCCGCCACCCAAGCCACGCAAGGAGCCCATGGCAGCGGTGCTGGCATACCAGGCCAGTGGATCCGACTCGGGGAACGGGTCCGGCGATTCGGCTCTAGGGGATGCATGCGAGGCAAGCGTACAGCGTGGTGTGATAATCAAGAATCCCCGATTCATGACCACTTCGGTCTCGAACGGAACGCTGAAGAGCTTCACGGAGTTCGATGTCCTGGCCGCTGAGGAAGAACTATTCACCATGGCCATAGAAGAAGTTAAAACG GCAAGCAAGTTTGACTTTGAGAACTTTGTTACTTTGCTACTGCCATCTGTGGAGAACAAGCCCCTGGACGGCGATGCCCTCAACACCTTCAAGATGATGCTTCTGGAGACGGGCCCGAAGCTGTTGGCGGAGCACATCACTCGCATCGACATTGCCCTGTTTTTGGAGGAGCCGTCGAACGAGGAGGACTACTACCTGAGCTGTTCGGGTCTTGAGCTGCTAACACTGCCCCATGGAAAGGTCTTTAGGGAGGACATTATAGAGCGGACGCAGTGCATCAAGCTGATGGTCGCTGTGACCATACTCACCTGTCAAACGGATCTGGACCGGGCTCAGCTGCTCAGTAAATGGATTCAGATCGCAGTGGAAACTAAGACGGCTCTAGGCAATCTGTTTGGATTCTCCGCCATCATGTTGGGTCTATGCATGCAACAG ATCCAAAAGCTCGACCAGGCCTGGCACATCCTGAGGCAACAGTATACGGACAGCGCCTTTACCTTCGAGGCCAAGTTGCGACCCACGTTGAGCATCATGAACGAGGCCTCCAATCCACAGGCTCCAAACACAACCGTTCCCCATGTTCTGCTCTATGCACTACTGATCGATCGACCCGTCATGGACATCATAAACCACTCGAACATCGACGATCGCCCAGCTCTGTACCACACCTGTATTGCTCCTTGGGAGTCGAAAGCGGACGACTTTGGCATGACCATTAACTTCCAGCATCTGGATGCATCGCGTGGCTTCCTTAAGAACTTGGAATTGTATCGAAAGAATGCCAAGATTATCCTGGAGGATGCCAGCCCTCGGCTCGATGAGCTTCTAGCTGATGCTTTTCG AACCGAGTTCCATGTCAAGTTCCTATGGGGCAGTTCCGGAGCAACGGCCAAGGCCGAAGATCGGCACAACAAGCTGGAAAAGGTGCTCACCCTGATGGCCGACAAGTTCTGCTTGATGGCCGAGCAGTAA